A window of the Procambarus clarkii isolate CNS0578487 chromosome 19, FALCON_Pclarkii_2.0, whole genome shotgun sequence genome harbors these coding sequences:
- the LOC123757437 gene encoding uncharacterized protein isoform X1: protein MVGVVRDLVVPMKAGEVKGEEAVFTIVCEILTTPVVQDEAGQAQVSTLWKVRSSCVLHQEQLHTPPATCHHLLPSLHQAAQMASAWRVISFFLVVFVLPTVLISLPLYARYHLYHARHMPMTETDTRALNHAVSSFWCQGQRVTSNGTLDAFLVAGTPQLLEQRRHVTLKRNLTLRHDDIEYWGVYLLQGSTFALSSCSRWPGGVLLVVRGEDNLRKCFYREHRLENELNGGTSPVQNVYKSPPDVEEEEEDGGEISEQRHWEDENVGGEVFDDDYEERTKDGHSDLSPLAPNDKIRLHKYDLVDKVEAITKRKNRRNKKDKKERHSKVEARHGRSRRSRGNERRPRSAPLLQDSSVRHEDPLTKPSSSAMDLLHKFNDTVDVLTGNSSFSSSEEFLEQCRDAILKVDLTPYIDWESRISKMDATNPDFWRFNVNSSDYYYFIFTSDNSIELNHLGFNLQLDRATYDVSSPLESCRNSTECVFSLAFTQTEAVVVEVPAEENLQELHSFEVTTTCQPRVPVYMVFILLVPFIILLFAFQ from the exons atggtgggagtggtgagggACCTGGTGGTGCCCATGAAGGCAGGAGAGGTGAAGGGAGAAGAAGCCGTGTTTACCATAGTGTGTGAGATACTAACGACTCCGGTGGTGCAAGATGAGGCGGGCCAGGCGCAGGTGTCCACGCTATGGAAGGTGAGGAGCAGCTGTGTGCTGCACCAGGAGCAGCTCCATACACCTCCCGCCACCTGTCACCACCTGCTTCCTTCCCTCCACCAGGCGGCGCAA ATGGCATCAGCGTGGCGCGTGATCTCCTTCTTCCTGGTGGTGTTTGTGCTGCCCACCGTCCTCATCTCCCTGCCCCTGTATGCCCGCTACCACCTCTACCATGCCCGCCACATGCCCATGACGGAGACCGACACCCGGGCCCTCAACCATGCCGTCTCCTCCTTCTGGTGTCAG GGTCAACGGGTGACGAGTAACGGGACGTTGGACGCCTTCCTGGTGGCGGGGACGCCGCAGCTGCTGGAACAACGGCGCCATGTCACCCTCAAGAGGAACCTGACGCTCCGTCATGACGACATAGAGTACTGGGGCGTCTACCTCCTCCAGGGCTCGACCTTTGCCCTCTCCTCCTGCTCCAG GTGGCCCGGCggtgtgctgctggtggtgcgcgGCGAAGACAACCTCCGCAAGTGCTTCTACCGAGAACACCGTCTGGAGAACGAGCTGAACGGCGGAACATCACCAGTTCAAAATGTGTACAAGAGTCCGCCCgacgtagaggaggaggaggaagatggcgGCGAAATATCAGAACAACGCCACTGGGAAGACGAGAATGTTGGCGGTGAAGTGTTTGATGATGATTATGAAGAGAGAACAAAAGACGGCCATAGTGATCTTTCACCACTCGCTCCTAATGATAAGATCAGGCTGCACAAATATGACCTGGTTGACAAAGTAGAAGCAATTACAAAAAGAAAGAACAGGAGGAATAAGAAGGACAAGAAGGAGAGACACAGTAAGGTTGAGGCTCGTCATGGCCGCTCCAGGAGGTCTCGGGGTAACGAGCGCCGCCCTCGAAGTGCTCCTCTCTTGCAGGACTCCTCCGTCAGGCACGAGGACCCGCTGACCAAACCATCAAGCAGCGCCATGGACCTCTTGCACAAGTTTAATGACACTGTGGATGTATTAACAGGCAACTCTTCATTTTCTAGCAGTGAAGAGTTCTTAGAGCAGTGCCGCGATGCCATCTTGAAGGTAGACCTCACTCCCTATATTGACTGGGAAAGCCGTATCAGCAAAATGGATGCCACCAACCCCGACTTCTGGAGATTTAATGTAAATTCTTCCGACTATTACTACTTCATATTTACATCCGACAACTCCATTGAGCTGAACCACTTGGGTTTCAATTTACAGTTGGACCGAGCAACCTACGACGTGAGCTCTCCTCTGGAAAGCTGCCGTAACTCTACGGAATGTGTGTTTTCTTTAGCATTCACTCAGacggaggctgtggtggtggaggttcctGCAGAGGAGAACCTGCAGGAGCTTCACTCCTTTGAGGTCACCACCACCTGTCAGCCCCGCGTCCCCGTCTACATGGTGTTCATCCTACTCGTGCCCTTCATTATCTTGCTCTTCGCCTTCCAGTGA
- the LOC123757437 gene encoding uncharacterized protein isoform X4, whose product MASAWRVISFFLVVFVLPTVLISLPLYARYHLYHARHMPMTETDTRALNHAVSSFWCQGQRVTSNGTLDAFLVAGTPQLLEQRRHVTLKRNLTLRHDDIEYWGVYLLQGSTFALSSCSRWPGGVLLVVRGEDNLRKCFYREHRLENELNGGTSPVQNVYKSPPDVEEEEEDGGEISEQRHWEDENVGGEVFDDDYEERTKDGHSDLSPLAPNDKIRLHKYDLVDKVEAITKRKNRRNKKDKKERHSKVEARHGRSRRSRGNERRPRSAPLLQDSSVRHEDPLTKPSSSAMDLLHKFNDTVDVLTGNSSFSSSEEFLEQCRDAILKVDLTPYIDWESRISKMDATNPDFWRFNVNSSDYYYFIFTSDNSIELNHLGFNLQLDRATYDVSSPLESCRNSTECVFSLAFTQTEAVVVEVPAEENLQELHSFEVTTTCQPRVPVYMVFILLVPFIILLFAFQ is encoded by the exons ATGGCATCAGCGTGGCGCGTGATCTCCTTCTTCCTGGTGGTGTTTGTGCTGCCCACCGTCCTCATCTCCCTGCCCCTGTATGCCCGCTACCACCTCTACCATGCCCGCCACATGCCCATGACGGAGACCGACACCCGGGCCCTCAACCATGCCGTCTCCTCCTTCTGGTGTCAG GGTCAACGGGTGACGAGTAACGGGACGTTGGACGCCTTCCTGGTGGCGGGGACGCCGCAGCTGCTGGAACAACGGCGCCATGTCACCCTCAAGAGGAACCTGACGCTCCGTCATGACGACATAGAGTACTGGGGCGTCTACCTCCTCCAGGGCTCGACCTTTGCCCTCTCCTCCTGCTCCAG GTGGCCCGGCggtgtgctgctggtggtgcgcgGCGAAGACAACCTCCGCAAGTGCTTCTACCGAGAACACCGTCTGGAGAACGAGCTGAACGGCGGAACATCACCAGTTCAAAATGTGTACAAGAGTCCGCCCgacgtagaggaggaggaggaagatggcgGCGAAATATCAGAACAACGCCACTGGGAAGACGAGAATGTTGGCGGTGAAGTGTTTGATGATGATTATGAAGAGAGAACAAAAGACGGCCATAGTGATCTTTCACCACTCGCTCCTAATGATAAGATCAGGCTGCACAAATATGACCTGGTTGACAAAGTAGAAGCAATTACAAAAAGAAAGAACAGGAGGAATAAGAAGGACAAGAAGGAGAGACACAGTAAGGTTGAGGCTCGTCATGGCCGCTCCAGGAGGTCTCGGGGTAACGAGCGCCGCCCTCGAAGTGCTCCTCTCTTGCAGGACTCCTCCGTCAGGCACGAGGACCCGCTGACCAAACCATCAAGCAGCGCCATGGACCTCTTGCACAAGTTTAATGACACTGTGGATGTATTAACAGGCAACTCTTCATTTTCTAGCAGTGAAGAGTTCTTAGAGCAGTGCCGCGATGCCATCTTGAAGGTAGACCTCACTCCCTATATTGACTGGGAAAGCCGTATCAGCAAAATGGATGCCACCAACCCCGACTTCTGGAGATTTAATGTAAATTCTTCCGACTATTACTACTTCATATTTACATCCGACAACTCCATTGAGCTGAACCACTTGGGTTTCAATTTACAGTTGGACCGAGCAACCTACGACGTGAGCTCTCCTCTGGAAAGCTGCCGTAACTCTACGGAATGTGTGTTTTCTTTAGCATTCACTCAGacggaggctgtggtggtggaggttcctGCAGAGGAGAACCTGCAGGAGCTTCACTCCTTTGAGGTCACCACCACCTGTCAGCCCCGCGTCCCCGTCTACATGGTGTTCATCCTACTCGTGCCCTTCATTATCTTGCTCTTCGCCTTCCAGTGA
- the LOC123757437 gene encoding uncharacterized protein isoform X3 has protein sequence MGRPSRTALVATSYTSLDFANMTEAIYRAPRSTYVTHYMASAWRVISFFLVVFVLPTVLISLPLYARYHLYHARHMPMTETDTRALNHAVSSFWCQGQRVTSNGTLDAFLVAGTPQLLEQRRHVTLKRNLTLRHDDIEYWGVYLLQGSTFALSSCSRWPGGVLLVVRGEDNLRKCFYREHRLENELNGGTSPVQNVYKSPPDVEEEEEDGGEISEQRHWEDENVGGEVFDDDYEERTKDGHSDLSPLAPNDKIRLHKYDLVDKVEAITKRKNRRNKKDKKERHSKVEARHGRSRRSRGNERRPRSAPLLQDSSVRHEDPLTKPSSSAMDLLHKFNDTVDVLTGNSSFSSSEEFLEQCRDAILKVDLTPYIDWESRISKMDATNPDFWRFNVNSSDYYYFIFTSDNSIELNHLGFNLQLDRATYDVSSPLESCRNSTECVFSLAFTQTEAVVVEVPAEENLQELHSFEVTTTCQPRVPVYMVFILLVPFIILLFAFQ, from the exons ATGGCATCAGCGTGGCGCGTGATCTCCTTCTTCCTGGTGGTGTTTGTGCTGCCCACCGTCCTCATCTCCCTGCCCCTGTATGCCCGCTACCACCTCTACCATGCCCGCCACATGCCCATGACGGAGACCGACACCCGGGCCCTCAACCATGCCGTCTCCTCCTTCTGGTGTCAG GGTCAACGGGTGACGAGTAACGGGACGTTGGACGCCTTCCTGGTGGCGGGGACGCCGCAGCTGCTGGAACAACGGCGCCATGTCACCCTCAAGAGGAACCTGACGCTCCGTCATGACGACATAGAGTACTGGGGCGTCTACCTCCTCCAGGGCTCGACCTTTGCCCTCTCCTCCTGCTCCAG GTGGCCCGGCggtgtgctgctggtggtgcgcgGCGAAGACAACCTCCGCAAGTGCTTCTACCGAGAACACCGTCTGGAGAACGAGCTGAACGGCGGAACATCACCAGTTCAAAATGTGTACAAGAGTCCGCCCgacgtagaggaggaggaggaagatggcgGCGAAATATCAGAACAACGCCACTGGGAAGACGAGAATGTTGGCGGTGAAGTGTTTGATGATGATTATGAAGAGAGAACAAAAGACGGCCATAGTGATCTTTCACCACTCGCTCCTAATGATAAGATCAGGCTGCACAAATATGACCTGGTTGACAAAGTAGAAGCAATTACAAAAAGAAAGAACAGGAGGAATAAGAAGGACAAGAAGGAGAGACACAGTAAGGTTGAGGCTCGTCATGGCCGCTCCAGGAGGTCTCGGGGTAACGAGCGCCGCCCTCGAAGTGCTCCTCTCTTGCAGGACTCCTCCGTCAGGCACGAGGACCCGCTGACCAAACCATCAAGCAGCGCCATGGACCTCTTGCACAAGTTTAATGACACTGTGGATGTATTAACAGGCAACTCTTCATTTTCTAGCAGTGAAGAGTTCTTAGAGCAGTGCCGCGATGCCATCTTGAAGGTAGACCTCACTCCCTATATTGACTGGGAAAGCCGTATCAGCAAAATGGATGCCACCAACCCCGACTTCTGGAGATTTAATGTAAATTCTTCCGACTATTACTACTTCATATTTACATCCGACAACTCCATTGAGCTGAACCACTTGGGTTTCAATTTACAGTTGGACCGAGCAACCTACGACGTGAGCTCTCCTCTGGAAAGCTGCCGTAACTCTACGGAATGTGTGTTTTCTTTAGCATTCACTCAGacggaggctgtggtggtggaggttcctGCAGAGGAGAACCTGCAGGAGCTTCACTCCTTTGAGGTCACCACCACCTGTCAGCCCCGCGTCCCCGTCTACATGGTGTTCATCCTACTCGTGCCCTTCATTATCTTGCTCTTCGCCTTCCAGTGA
- the LOC123757437 gene encoding uncharacterized protein isoform X2, giving the protein MVGVVRDLVVPMKAGEVKGEEAVFTIVCEILTTPVVQDEAGQAQVSTLWKMASAWRVISFFLVVFVLPTVLISLPLYARYHLYHARHMPMTETDTRALNHAVSSFWCQGQRVTSNGTLDAFLVAGTPQLLEQRRHVTLKRNLTLRHDDIEYWGVYLLQGSTFALSSCSRWPGGVLLVVRGEDNLRKCFYREHRLENELNGGTSPVQNVYKSPPDVEEEEEDGGEISEQRHWEDENVGGEVFDDDYEERTKDGHSDLSPLAPNDKIRLHKYDLVDKVEAITKRKNRRNKKDKKERHSKVEARHGRSRRSRGNERRPRSAPLLQDSSVRHEDPLTKPSSSAMDLLHKFNDTVDVLTGNSSFSSSEEFLEQCRDAILKVDLTPYIDWESRISKMDATNPDFWRFNVNSSDYYYFIFTSDNSIELNHLGFNLQLDRATYDVSSPLESCRNSTECVFSLAFTQTEAVVVEVPAEENLQELHSFEVTTTCQPRVPVYMVFILLVPFIILLFAFQ; this is encoded by the exons atggtgggagtggtgagggACCTGGTGGTGCCCATGAAGGCAGGAGAGGTGAAGGGAGAAGAAGCCGTGTTTACCATAGTGTGTGAGATACTAACGACTCCGGTGGTGCAAGATGAGGCGGGCCAGGCGCAGGTGTCCACGCTATGGAAG ATGGCATCAGCGTGGCGCGTGATCTCCTTCTTCCTGGTGGTGTTTGTGCTGCCCACCGTCCTCATCTCCCTGCCCCTGTATGCCCGCTACCACCTCTACCATGCCCGCCACATGCCCATGACGGAGACCGACACCCGGGCCCTCAACCATGCCGTCTCCTCCTTCTGGTGTCAG GGTCAACGGGTGACGAGTAACGGGACGTTGGACGCCTTCCTGGTGGCGGGGACGCCGCAGCTGCTGGAACAACGGCGCCATGTCACCCTCAAGAGGAACCTGACGCTCCGTCATGACGACATAGAGTACTGGGGCGTCTACCTCCTCCAGGGCTCGACCTTTGCCCTCTCCTCCTGCTCCAG GTGGCCCGGCggtgtgctgctggtggtgcgcgGCGAAGACAACCTCCGCAAGTGCTTCTACCGAGAACACCGTCTGGAGAACGAGCTGAACGGCGGAACATCACCAGTTCAAAATGTGTACAAGAGTCCGCCCgacgtagaggaggaggaggaagatggcgGCGAAATATCAGAACAACGCCACTGGGAAGACGAGAATGTTGGCGGTGAAGTGTTTGATGATGATTATGAAGAGAGAACAAAAGACGGCCATAGTGATCTTTCACCACTCGCTCCTAATGATAAGATCAGGCTGCACAAATATGACCTGGTTGACAAAGTAGAAGCAATTACAAAAAGAAAGAACAGGAGGAATAAGAAGGACAAGAAGGAGAGACACAGTAAGGTTGAGGCTCGTCATGGCCGCTCCAGGAGGTCTCGGGGTAACGAGCGCCGCCCTCGAAGTGCTCCTCTCTTGCAGGACTCCTCCGTCAGGCACGAGGACCCGCTGACCAAACCATCAAGCAGCGCCATGGACCTCTTGCACAAGTTTAATGACACTGTGGATGTATTAACAGGCAACTCTTCATTTTCTAGCAGTGAAGAGTTCTTAGAGCAGTGCCGCGATGCCATCTTGAAGGTAGACCTCACTCCCTATATTGACTGGGAAAGCCGTATCAGCAAAATGGATGCCACCAACCCCGACTTCTGGAGATTTAATGTAAATTCTTCCGACTATTACTACTTCATATTTACATCCGACAACTCCATTGAGCTGAACCACTTGGGTTTCAATTTACAGTTGGACCGAGCAACCTACGACGTGAGCTCTCCTCTGGAAAGCTGCCGTAACTCTACGGAATGTGTGTTTTCTTTAGCATTCACTCAGacggaggctgtggtggtggaggttcctGCAGAGGAGAACCTGCAGGAGCTTCACTCCTTTGAGGTCACCACCACCTGTCAGCCCCGCGTCCCCGTCTACATGGTGTTCATCCTACTCGTGCCCTTCATTATCTTGCTCTTCGCCTTCCAGTGA